One part of the Treponema peruense genome encodes these proteins:
- the dnaE gene encoding DNA polymerase III subunit alpha: MADIHIFPDAPEGTPESKFVHLHVHSDYSLLDGASKIDTLIARAKELRMPALALTDHGNMYGVLNFEHICHANGINPLCGEEFYVAEGDHTEHEEIPYSKNGKKSYYYHLILIAQNDTGYKNLSWLSSIAFTEGMYYKPRIDFKLLEKYHEGLICLSACIQGEIPKALLFNDFKRAEETALKYKNLFGPDRFYIELQDHGIAEQKEVAPKLIELAHKLNIPLVVTNDIHYCRREDAEAQDALICIGTKKSLKDPNRMRFQGDNWYMKTEQEMASLFPECPEAVSNTLKIASMCNLTIHQYKTQELKNCLPVYKIPKEFVSQDAFVLHLVQKGLRNRYEKITPEIVERAMYELGIIFKMGFSGYFLIVWEFINWSKNNGIPIGPGRGSGAGSLVAYAMTITDIDPFRYKLIFERFLNPERISMPDFDVDMDFEFRQRIIEHTKEWYGEPQVGHIVTFGTLKAKQVIADVGRVLDIPLSEVNMLKKCIPDNPKATLKSAFSEPTEKFPDGGQLIPYKDDPRYKELFRLAFKLENVNRNTGLHASGMVIGLTELPNWAPVFKDAKTGKKAVQYTMDIIEPCGLVKFDYLGLKTLSLIRYAENIINKHKKSGEPVFSAEKVSDTDQKTFDLFSRGDTVAVFQFESPGMQKILRQAKPQCIEELVALNALYRPGPLDYIPQYIEGKWHPETIHYPDPCLEDILKETYGVMVYQEQVMQVAQKIAGFSLGGADMLRRAMGKKKPEVLMGKKVEFEEGAIKQGFTKEHADEIFDIMVPFAGYGFNKSHAAAYSVVAYRTGWLKANKPAEFMAANLTNEITSTDKIPVYIEEARKMGIAVDPPDVNRSDSIFDVVDGRIVFGLMGIKGMGQNAAEAIVKERETNGPYKTFIDFLDRIDLKDVNKKAIEVLIKTGGFDHLDKNRATLVANFEQAIAYIEKKQESTAYGQGSLFEAAGEKEFADFVYQDVEEYPKMELLNIEKDLIGCFVSGHPLDDWKDAIEKCVTCNSDNIDRCAKIAESEKQALEASGKNQWQARKNAGRSYIAMGIIQDLRIITTKKSGKLMAFAKLSDFKNSIDLTFFPQTWEAMKDKIVNEGIYAFKGKVDGSRETPSFLVDSIEDPAQLQQKSITNVHIQVESGFKSVKEIAPLRDFLFGGQGNCYVYFHIDIGGKMYIIKANTQMNVPCTPEFLNDLRETKCVKDVWVD, from the coding sequence ATGGCTGATATTCATATTTTCCCGGATGCTCCGGAAGGCACACCCGAAAGCAAATTCGTTCATCTGCACGTACATTCAGACTATTCTCTCCTGGACGGCGCAAGCAAAATAGACACTCTTATAGCAAGGGCAAAGGAACTGCGTATGCCGGCACTGGCCCTTACCGACCACGGAAACATGTACGGTGTCCTTAACTTTGAGCATATCTGTCATGCAAACGGAATCAATCCTCTTTGCGGCGAAGAATTTTATGTTGCAGAAGGCGACCATACAGAACACGAAGAAATTCCTTATTCAAAAAACGGAAAAAAATCCTACTATTATCACCTCATTCTCATTGCGCAGAATGACACTGGCTATAAAAACCTAAGCTGGCTTTCTTCAATTGCATTTACGGAAGGAATGTACTACAAGCCCAGAATTGACTTTAAGCTTCTGGAAAAATACCACGAAGGGCTTATCTGTCTTTCGGCATGTATCCAGGGCGAAATTCCAAAGGCACTGCTGTTCAACGACTTTAAGCGTGCAGAAGAAACAGCACTCAAGTACAAAAATCTGTTTGGCCCCGACCGCTTTTACATTGAACTTCAGGATCACGGGATTGCAGAACAAAAGGAAGTTGCACCCAAACTCATTGAACTGGCACACAAACTGAATATTCCACTGGTAGTAACAAACGACATCCACTACTGCAGGCGTGAAGATGCAGAGGCTCAGGACGCACTTATCTGCATAGGAACAAAGAAAAGCCTTAAGGACCCCAACAGAATGCGCTTTCAGGGCGACAACTGGTACATGAAGACAGAGCAGGAAATGGCATCACTCTTTCCGGAATGCCCCGAAGCTGTTTCAAACACGCTCAAAATCGCTTCGATGTGCAATCTTACGATACACCAGTACAAAACCCAGGAACTCAAGAACTGTCTTCCGGTTTACAAAATACCCAAAGAATTTGTTTCACAGGATGCATTTGTTCTTCATCTTGTCCAAAAAGGCCTCCGAAACCGTTACGAAAAAATTACGCCCGAAATTGTAGAACGCGCCATGTACGAGTTGGGAATCATTTTCAAAATGGGATTTTCGGGCTACTTTCTTATCGTTTGGGAATTCATCAACTGGTCAAAAAACAACGGCATTCCCATAGGACCGGGACGCGGTTCGGGAGCAGGTTCACTGGTAGCATACGCAATGACCATTACCGACATTGACCCGTTCCGCTACAAGCTTATCTTTGAACGCTTCCTTAACCCTGAACGAATCTCAATGCCGGACTTTGACGTTGACATGGACTTCGAATTCCGCCAGAGAATCATTGAGCATACAAAGGAATGGTACGGTGAGCCACAGGTCGGTCACATTGTCACTTTCGGAACACTCAAGGCTAAACAGGTTATAGCAGATGTTGGCCGCGTTCTGGACATTCCGCTTTCAGAAGTAAACATGCTCAAAAAGTGCATCCCCGACAACCCAAAGGCAACACTCAAGTCTGCATTTTCTGAACCGACCGAAAAGTTCCCTGACGGCGGCCAGCTTATTCCGTACAAGGATGACCCGCGCTACAAGGAACTGTTCCGCCTGGCCTTCAAGCTCGAAAACGTAAACCGCAATACAGGTCTTCACGCTTCGGGTATGGTAATCGGTCTTACAGAACTTCCCAACTGGGCTCCTGTTTTCAAAGACGCAAAGACAGGAAAAAAAGCCGTCCAGTACACAATGGACATAATTGAACCGTGCGGTCTCGTTAAGTTTGACTATCTTGGACTCAAAACGCTTTCACTCATACGTTATGCCGAAAATATAATCAACAAACACAAAAAAAGCGGTGAACCGGTCTTTAGCGCAGAAAAAGTAAGCGACACCGACCAGAAAACATTTGATCTGTTCAGCCGCGGTGACACTGTTGCCGTATTCCAGTTTGAATCACCAGGAATGCAGAAAATCCTGCGACAGGCAAAACCTCAGTGCATAGAAGAGCTTGTTGCCTTGAACGCACTTTACCGCCCGGGACCGCTTGACTACATTCCGCAGTATATTGAAGGAAAATGGCATCCCGAAACCATACACTACCCCGATCCCTGTCTGGAAGATATTCTTAAGGAAACATACGGCGTTATGGTTTACCAGGAACAGGTTATGCAGGTTGCACAGAAAATAGCCGGATTCTCGCTTGGTGGAGCAGACATGCTGCGCCGTGCCATGGGAAAAAAGAAACCCGAAGTTCTTATGGGCAAAAAAGTAGAATTCGAAGAGGGAGCAATAAAACAGGGCTTTACGAAAGAACATGCAGACGAAATTTTCGACATTATGGTTCCTTTTGCCGGATACGGATTCAACAAGTCCCATGCTGCTGCATATTCTGTTGTAGCATACAGAACAGGCTGGCTTAAGGCAAATAAACCTGCCGAATTTATGGCAGCAAACCTTACAAACGAAATTACTTCAACAGACAAAATTCCTGTTTATATTGAAGAAGCAAGAAAAATGGGAATTGCAGTTGACCCGCCTGATGTAAACCGTTCAGATTCAATATTCGACGTAGTTGACGGTCGCATTGTTTTTGGTCTTATGGGAATAAAGGGAATGGGACAGAATGCCGCCGAAGCAATTGTAAAAGAACGCGAGACAAACGGTCCCTACAAAACATTCATTGACTTTCTTGACAGAATTGACCTCAAGGACGTTAACAAAAAAGCCATAGAAGTTCTTATAAAAACAGGCGGATTCGATCATCTGGACAAAAACCGCGCGACACTGGTTGCAAACTTTGAACAGGCCATCGCATATATAGAAAAAAAACAGGAAAGCACTGCATACGGCCAGGGAAGTCTTTTTGAAGCTGCAGGAGAAAAAGAATTTGCAGACTTCGTTTACCAGGACGTAGAAGAATATCCTAAAATGGAACTGCTCAACATTGAAAAGGATCTCATAGGCTGCTTCGTTTCGGGACATCCGCTTGACGACTGGAAAGACGCCATAGAAAAGTGCGTTACATGCAACAGTGACAACATAGACCGCTGCGCAAAAATTGCAGAATCAGAAAAACAGGCTCTTGAAGCCAGCGGAAAAAACCAGTGGCAGGCAAGAAAAAATGCAGGCAGATCTTACATTGCAATGGGAATAATCCAGGATCTGCGCATAATTACGACAAAAAAAAGCGGAAAACTCATGGCGTTTGCAAAGCTTTCTGACTTTAAAAATTCAATTGACCTTACATTTTTTCCGCAGACTTGGGAAGCAATGAAAGATAAAATTGTCAACGAAGGAATTTATGCCTTTAAGGGAAAAGTGGACGGTTCCAGGGAGACGCCAAGCTTCCTGGTAGATTCAATTGAAGATCCGGCGCAGCTGCAACAGAAGAGCATAACAAATGTTCATATCCAGGTAGAAAGCGGTTTCAAATCTGTAAAAGAAATTGCGCCCCTGCGTGATTTTTTATTTGGCGGTCAGGGCAATTGTTATGTATATTTTCATATAGACATCGGCGGAAAAATGTACATCATCAAAGCGAATACGCAGATGA